One genomic region from Entelurus aequoreus isolate RoL-2023_Sb linkage group LG14, RoL_Eaeq_v1.1, whole genome shotgun sequence encodes:
- the LOC133664736 gene encoding zinc finger protein 25-like isoform X12, with product MKCWLSRAGTPGGPLACASVGDISALLTRLRSGWFPVGPAVDWTPADVLDPLWTGLSQCYVRPTRHPLLSVSPRGGGLPTYAVLSKVSHSHSPTSHWDVQQPPHIKEEEEDPQPPHIKEEEEEVWISQEGECLLGQEEDDVTKFPLTVVSVKTEEHEDKPPESSQLHHSPNVQRVSAGSHEEEWHTSVGQKELQAPSHIKEEQLHDEDEAQSLQLHHSQSEENRGAELVSQHITEADGEHCEDIKSEPDSIFAPLSDMDHMMSDSSDHSDHIQKPLESKNDSKGDTRHHTNNKHFDCSQCGKSFRLKSNFTVHMRIHTGEKPFSCSVCKKSFFRKHHMTTHMRTHTGKKPFPCSACAKRFNTKNYLTTHMRTHTGEKPFTCSVCKKSFSRKERMTAHMRTHTGEKPFTCSACAKRFNTKKEIILHMRTHTGEKPFTCSVCKKSFSGKLNMTTHMRTHTGEKLFTCSVCKKSFFRKCDMVIHMRTHTGEKPFTCSVCKKSFSRKEHMITHMRTHTGEKPFLAQLVLKDSTLRMKLYCT from the exons atgaagtgctggctgtccagagccgggaccccgggtggaccactagcctgtgcatcggttggggacatctctgcgctgctgacccgtctccgctcgggatggtttcctgttggccccgctgtggactggactcccgctgatgtgttggatccactgtggactggactttcacaatgttatgtcagacccactcgacatccgttgctttcggtctcccctagagggggggggttacccacatatgcggtcctctccaaggtttctcatagtcattcaccgacgtcccactggg acgtccagcagcccccccacattaaagaggaagaggaggatccacagccgccccacattaaagaggaagaggaggaagtgtggatcagtcaggagggagagtgtcttctagggcaggaggaggatgatgtcaccaagtttccactgactgttgtctctgtgaagactgaagagcatgaagacaaaccacctgagtcctcacagcttcatcacagtccaa acgtccagcgggtgtcagcggggagtcatgaagaggagtggcacaccagtgtgggacagaaggagctacaggccccctcccacattaaagaggagcagcttcatgatgaagatgaagctcagtccttacagcttcatcacagtcaaagtgaggagaacagaggggcggagcttgtaagtcaacacatcacagaagctgatggagagcattgtgaagatataaagtcagaaccagacagcatctttgctccactgtcagacatggaccacatgatgtcagactcttctgatcacagtgaccacatccaaaaacctttggagagtaaaaatgactctaaaggtgatacgagacatcacactaacaacaaacactttgactgctctCAATGTGGGAAATCATTTAGACTGAAGAGTAACTttacagtacacatgagaatacatactggagagaaaccttttagttgctctgtttgtaagaagagtttcttcaGAAAGCatcacatgaccacacacatgagaacacacactggaaagAAACCTTTTccttgctcagcttgtgctaaaagattcaacactaaaAATTAcctgaccacacacatgagaacacacacaggtgagaaaccttttacttgctctgtttgtaagaagagtttctccagaaaggaaCGCATGaccgcacacatgagaacacacactggagagaaaccttttacttgctcagcttgtgctaaaagattcaacactaagaaggaaattatattgcacatgagaacacacacaggtgagaaaccttttacttgttctgtttgtaagaagagtttctccgggAAGCttaacatgaccacacacatgagaacacacacaggtgagaaactttttacttgctctgtttgtaagaagagtttcttcaGAAAGTGTGACATGgtaatacacatgagaacacacacaggtgagaaaccttttacttgctctgtttgtaagaagagtttctccagaaaggaacacatgatcacacacatgagaacacacactggagagaaaccttttcttgctcagcttgtgctaaaagattcaacactaagaatgaaattatattgcacatga